In Pieris rapae chromosome 24, ilPieRapa1.1, whole genome shotgun sequence, a single window of DNA contains:
- the LOC123690374 gene encoding uncharacterized protein LOC123690374, translating into MKDWLKQRNTFTHTNLLSELSLEPTDWRNFLRMDEQTYFKLLGLVTPIIKKNDTNMRQAITAHERLCATLRFLASGTTYENLKFETAISAQCLGTIIPETCKAIITVLKSYMKVNTEEEWRKIAKDFEERWQFPNCLGAIDGKHIRIIPPPGSGSYFWNYKNFNSIVLMACANANYEFIWCEVGTNGRVSDGGAIQNTIFL; encoded by the exons ATGAAGGATTGgttgaaacaaagaaatactTTTACACATACCAACTTATTGTCTGAATTGTCTCTAGAGCCCACTGATTGGAGAAACTTCTTAAGAATGGACGAACAGACGTATTTCAAATTACTTGGACTTGTGAcgccaataataaaaaaaaatgatactaATATGAGGCAAGCCATAACTGCTCACGAAAGGCTATGTGCTACACTTCGTTTTTTAGCCTCAGGAACGACATATGAAAATCTGAAATTTGAAACTGCAATTTCTGCACAGTGCCTGGGAACTATTATTCCAGAAACTTGCAAGGCAATCATAACGGTTTTGAAGAGTTATATGaaggtaa ATACTGAAGAAGAATGGAGGAAAATCGCAAAGGACTTTGAAGAAAGATGGCAGTTTCCTAATTGTTTAGGGGCTATAGACGGAAAGCATATAAGGATAATACCACCTCCAGGTAGTGGTTCCTATTTTTGGAATTACAAGAATTTCAATAGCATTGTGCTAATGGCTTGTGCAAATGCCAACTATGAATTTATATGGTGTGAAGTTGGTACAAATGGTCGAGTTTCAGATGGAGGAGCCATacagaatacaatttttttatga
- the LOC111002536 gene encoding uncharacterized protein LOC111002536 → RIENYERWLRTKIIPNLPPNSVVVVDNASYHNKQLDAAPTSTTKKADMQTWLQQKEIKFDESMLKPELYNLIKKYKEQFKKFNIDAIWNCYIIALHPMWLTYYCEKNETGHAVLRLPPYHPDLNPIEMAWSQIKGYVASKNVSWNLARITDLINDKVNLMGATEWSKLCTKVKEIEADYCKSDHVVDMMTETFVIHVGDDDSESKDDESSSDGSDDDEMATSSTNTASSSGFHVTHDDLMEGVSPLL, encoded by the exons AGAATAGAGAATTACGAGCGGTGGCTCCGTACTAAAATAATACCAAATTTACCGCCTAATTCAGTCGTGGTAGTCGACAATGCATCGTATCATAACAAACAACTCGATGCCGCACCAACGTCCACCACTAAGAAAGCAGACATGCAAACCTGGCTCcaacaaaaagaaattaaatttgatgaaTCCATGCTAAAGCCGGAGTTAtacaacttaataaaaaaatataaagaacaatttaagaaatttaatatcgATGCTATATGGAACTGTTATATCATAGCCTTGCACCCTATGTGGCTGACATACTA ttgtgaAAAA AACGAAACAGGCCATGCGGTACTTCGTTTGCCTCCATATCACCCGGACCTTAATCCCATCGAAATGGCCTGGTCCCAAATTAAAGGATATGTCGCCAGCAAGAATGTAAGTTGGAACCTTGCACGGATAACTGACTTAATTAATGACAAAGTGAATTTAATGGGAGCAACAGAATGGTCGAAGTTATGCACCAAGGTAAAGGAAATAGAGGCCGATTACTGTAAAAGCGATCATGTGGTAGATATGATGACAGAAACATTTGTTATTCACGTAGGGGATGATGATTCTGAGTCAAAGGACGATGAGAGCTCAAGTGACGGAAGCGACGATGATGAAATGGCCACCTCTAGCACCAACACCGCGTCCTCATCTGGATTTCACGTCACCCATGACGATTTAATGGAAGGAGTTTCAcctttactttaa